Below is a genomic region from Ziziphus jujuba cultivar Dongzao chromosome 7, ASM3175591v1.
AGGCATTTTTTCAAggaattttttatgtttagagAATTGTTTTGAAATATCATCTATTGGGATAGCCTGTATGGTCTCATTTAAAGTATGATTATGCATAGAAAACCCTCTATGTTGAGCTTTTCCCCCCCTCTACAATAGGAAAGCTTATGAGTAATTTGTAATAAAAACCACAGGAACTTTTCAATATGAAGAATTATGTTCAGAATATTACTCATCAAATATGAGCCATTATCTTTCATCAGAGTCAAGACTGGTCGTAAATTGtaagattttaaagaaaaataaaaattaaaacgagTGATTAGTTTATAAGGATTAACATGAAACGTAAAACATGTGAAAGCCTACTCTGCCTATTACACAGAAGAGGGGAGCAGGAAGATGTTTGCAAACCATTATAGATCTTCCAAAATAGTCTTCAACAGTCAACAAATTACACTATTCTGACAATATAGTGAAATATCTTACTGCTATTCTACAGTAATTGCAAAGGATTTACTCTACTTATAGGCCAAGTAATCATCAATTTCCGCAGGTGAAAGAACCCTGAAGCTAAATAAGCACAATTTATACATAGAACTGTTAGATGggatttaaagaaataaaactcTTGCATATAGCAACATTGGACAAAATCAATCAAGCCTCTTATCTGTCAAAGTAAGCAAAAAGACACTTTAGCTATACCAAAGCCAACATCTATCTCATATCAGCCATAGCCAATATATTTGTTACCTACTGTAATTCTACTATTAAATGTACAGAGTTAATAGAGAAACCTAGTCAAACAGAAATTCTAGGTGCATCCACAGCCAAGGGTATGCAGGGTAAGAAAACAGGGGAAGTTGGCAACTTCCACATCAGCTTCACCTTCTTAGCACCTGGTAGACATATATGAGAATCCATAAAATAGAGTGACAGGAGAAGTCAACGCAGTggaaaaatctagagaaaagAAGCAGTTATATAGACTGAAGGATAGAGGTGCATGGTCTATCTATCTGCAAGAAATCAAAACTTCATTTTTTGAGTATGTTTAAGGAAAAATTTTCCCTgaatataaatcaaatacaatgttttttattctacttttcaCATTCAAAGATTTTGTGGAGCCATATACAATATCCATACTTTTCACATTCAAAGATTTTGTGGAGCCATATACAATATCCATCTTCACATAAAAGGTTTCAAATTTCCAGGCGCTTTCAATTTTCTGCCTGAGActtttaggaaaggagagaatTTCTTCCACAGAGGCTCCAATTCTGAATTGTTGGTATTCAATGGAGTTCCTACATAGCCATCAATATTAATCAAGGTCAGTGGATTTGCTAGTCTAAATGGATGTAAAGTATCCTCTTtatcttttcaaattatttggGATTTTATTTTAGTCTCTAGTATCAAAGTTCTACTATGCTATGCATAAGTGTACTAATATTATATGATCTAATTTAAACCTTTTTATCCAAAAAGTGGATGTTTTGAAGAAAGTTTTCGGATGCTATGAAGCTTTTGTACTTGTCCTGTCTTTAagactttcttttcattttggcAACATTGTATTACTTTCATGACATTAGTCTGCATGCCTTAAGCTCACAAATGAAGCTTCGCAGAATCATAGACAAGGATTCAAATCTCAGAAGCAGTTTGAGACTGTTAAAGAAAGCATATATGGTAATAGGAAGCAGTTACCTGAACACTGAAATCAAGAAGAGCTACAAATGAACATGAAAACCAAAATGACTAGATAATAGATCTTGTATTGGTGATTGTAAATGAAAATCACCATTATGATACTTAAAACATTTTGCAACAGGATTCTGCAGTTAGATACAGTACTTAGTAATTAAGTATATAACTCTCCTCTTATGTATGTAAATAAAGGAAACAATGAATAATGGAATGACTTACAGGCAATGTTTATCCGAGGGATGCGAGCAATTTTTAGCCAATCTTCCCCTGTATCTCTCTGGCACCGGTCAGCTAGCGAAGTATGACACCTGATGATATTCAGCTCAGAAAGAGAATCGGGCAGCCCTTCTTCTGGCAAGCACTGCAGCTTATAGCACTCTTTAATGGTCAGTTTTTCAAGGCATACCAGGTCTTGAAGAGCCTTGCCGTTCAAGGATTTGAGGTTTGGAACATAATCAAGCTTAATACACGTCAGAGTGGTGGGGAGTAGCCCTTCCTCAGGAAATGAACATTGGACGTCCACAAAGAGGTTCCTGCACCTGTAAATTTCCAGcgattttaaatttgaaggccATCCTTCTTTTGCAAGTGACTCCAGTTTACCACACCTGTCAATTTTAAGCGTATGGATGTTTGAGGGCAATCCGCTTTGACTTGGAAATGTCACCAGCTCTGAACAAGATCGTAGCTCCAACGAACGCAGCCATGGAAGTTGATGACTTTGCAATGAAGCAACCAGTTGTTGGCATTTCTCGATGACAAGAGTAGTCGAGGATGGAAAATGAGGTAAGGACTCCACTTTTATCTTCGGACATGCTTCTAATATAAGGGTTTTGAGTTGTGGGAAAGCTCCACCTTCTGATCCTTCCCTTCCCATCAATGACCAATCCTTCCATTCTCTTAATTCTCTAAATTTATAAAGATGTAAGAAATTCAGGGACTTGAATGGCGGTGTAatcatggaagaagaagaagaagaagaagaactacTGCTTGTACTGCTGCtgcaataataaaattcatcacCTATTCTCTCCaccatatcaaatatattaatgtgGAGATCTTTCAAAGATGGTAGCTGTCCAAGCTGCGGCAGCCAACAACAATTTCTACAATCATTTAGTCTCAAAGATACCATGTGACGAAATGAATGATGTCCTATCCAACTTGGAAACCTTGTACCTTGGTAACAAAAAAGTGTTAGTTGTTGGACATTTGTATGAGGTTGAAGCCTGTCAAGTACCTCTCGTACTTTCTCCGAATCATCCGTTTCACCACACCACTCCAATACAAGTTCTGTAATATGCTTTTTATTTGCCAATTTCGCCTCCAAAACATCTTTAACATTCACTATATTTTCAAGGTTTTTGATCTTAAGAGAACCCCGCAAATCTTCAAGATTACCCAAATCTTTAATATTACGTCCACCATTTTTGTCCACAAGAAGGGCAGGTTTTAAATATTGCAGATGTTTCAATTTGCACATTTGCTGTGGCATCTCAGTTACCCCTGTATACGAAAAGCCCAGATACCGCAGGTTGACCAATCTTGACATATCGGTTGGTAAACGAGAAAGATATCCACAAGAACTCAAATTCAGAGTGTGCAGATCATGCAGATCACATAATGTGTCGGGTATCTTTTTAAGTCTAAAACAGTAAGACAAACCCAAATATCTAAGACGCTTCAAATTGCCAATTGAATTAGGCAACATAGAAAGTTTAATACACAAATGTAACAGGAGTGTCTGCAAATTATAGAGAGTGCAAATTGCATTGGGTAATTCTTCAATTTGAGTAAAAGATAAATCTAAATACCTTAAAAGCTTCAAACTACCAATCAAATCAAGGCCTGTTGTAATAACACTGCCATATAGAGAAAGTGCTCTTAAACATCGCATTGgtttcaattgttcaaaatttgtcaaaaattgtTTAGAACAATTAGATTGAAACAATAAAGTGCGAAACACCttatttttagataaatattCCTCTAGCTTCTTGATATCATGGCTCTCAGATGTGATGCATGACAAATAACGAGTTTTCCCGGTAAAAACTTTTGAGTAAGCATCATCAAACCTCAAACAAAATTCTCCAGAAACAAAGGAAGCCAAATCATTAACAAGGTCATGCATGATAAAACCGTTGTCACTACAATGAAAGAATGACCTTGATGTAAGATCATTAAAGTACTCCTCTCCAATTTCTTCTGGCATCTTATTTTGTTGGGGTCTCAAAAGATCTTCTGCCATCCacaacataattaatttttccttttcaaactcATAATCTTTAGGAAAAattgagcaatatgcaaagcaTCGTTTTAGATGTGGAGGCAAATAGTAATAGCTCAGCCAAAGAGCCGGAAGAATGTCACACTTCTCCTTTGGCAACTTCCATGTATCGCTGTGTAATATATCTTCCCATTCATCGATATGGTTTTTGGAGCACAAAAGACCAGCAAGCGATTTAATAGCTAAAGGAAGGCCATTGCATTTTTTAACGATTCCTCTACCAATTTCTTCAAAATCTTGAATTCCACTTGGGTTTATTTTTCGGAATGCATGTTTTGCAAATAATTGCCAACTATCTTTATCAGATATTTTTTCAAGGCAGTAATTTTGAACGGTACCCATCATATATCCGATGCCTCCAATGCGTGTAGTCACAATGATTTTACTCCCCAATGCTCCTAACGTAAATTGACTCTTTAAGTTATCCCAGAGGTTATAATTCTCGTTCCAAACATCATCGAGAACAAGGAGAAACTTCTTCCCTTCTACAACTTTCTTCAATTCACTTTGAAGTTGATCTGGATGCTTGATACAGCAATCTTTTTGTTCAGTGATTCtttcaaaaattgtttttgtcaaTGTGAAAACATCAAATTCATTTGACACTGTAATCCAAGCTTGTAGGTCAAAGTTTTTCATCACATTGACATCATTATAAACAAGCCGAGCAAGGGTGGTCTTTCCTATACCGCCCATACCCACAATAGGAATTACAGATATGTTATTACTACCTACCACATGATCATCATCAGACAGCAACAGCTTAACGATGACGGCTTTGTCATCGTCTCTGCCATAAATATCAGATTCTTCTTCCACAGGTAGTAGTGGTGGAGAATATGATGAAGATTTATTCTGATGATCAGAACATTCTGAAACACTCGAACCAAGATGAACTTTTTGGTTCACAATGGC
It encodes:
- the LOC107425384 gene encoding putative disease resistance RPP13-like protein 1 isoform X1; translated protein: MAELIAEAFFTAYFEQFLNMILSGEVLKFVSGKKLDDGMLKKFKTMLLSVKASLNDAEKKQISDPDVRQWLDELKDTMYHAEDLAYEIETEALRCKIRGGQSGSRIFQVLNFSSRFNIKNLEDRIVEILHTLEAIVNQKVHLGSSVSECSDHQNKSSSYSPPLLPVEEESDIYGRDDDKAVIVKLLLSDDDHVVGSNNISVIPIVGMGGIGKTTLARLVYNDVNVMKNFDLQAWITVSNEFDVFTLTKTIFERITEQKDCCIKHPDQLQSELKKVVEGKKFLLVLDDVWNENYNLWDNLKSQFTLGALGSKIIVTTRIGGIGYMMGTVQNYCLEKISDKDSWQLFAKHAFRKINPSGIQDFEEIGRGIVKKCNGLPLAIKSLAGLLCSKNHIDEWEDILHSDTWKLPKEKCDILPALWLSYYYLPPHLKRCFAYCSIFPKDYEFEKEKLIMLWMAEDLLRPQQNKMPEEIGEEYFNDLTSRSFFHCSDNGFIMHDLVNDLASFVSGEFCLRFDDAYSKVFTGKTRYLSCITSESHDIKKLEEYLSKNKVFRTLLFQSNCSKQFLTNFEQLKPMRCLRALSLYGSVITTGLDLIGSLKLLRYLDLSFTQIEELPNAICTLYNLQTLLLHLCIKLSMLPNSIGNLKRLRYLGLSYCFRLKKIPDTLCDLHDLHTLNLSSCGYLSRLPTDMSRLVNLRYLGFSYTGVTEMPQQMCKLKHLQYLKPALLVDKNGGRNIKDLGNLEDLRGSLKIKNLENIVNVKDVLEAKLANKKHITELVLEWCGETDDSEKVREVLDRLQPHTNVQQLTLFCYQGTRFPSWIGHHSFRHMVSLRLNDCRNCCWLPQLGQLPSLKDLHINIFDMVERIGDEFYYCSSSTSSSSSSSSSSSMITPPFKSLNFLHLYKFRELREWKDWSLMGREGSEGGAFPQLKTLILEACPKIKVESLPHFPSSTTLVIEKCQQLVASLQSHQLPWLRSLELRSCSELVTFPSQSGLPSNIHTLKIDRCGKLESLAKEGWPSNLKSLEIYRCRNLFVDVQCSFPEEGLLPTTLTCIKLDYVPNLKSLNGKALQDLVCLEKLTIKECYKLQCLPEEGLPDSLSELNIIRCHTSLADRCQRDTGEDWLKIARIPRINIACAKKVKLMWKLPTSPVFLPCIPLAVDAPRISV
- the LOC107425384 gene encoding putative disease resistance RPP13-like protein 1 isoform X2; translation: MAELIAEAFFTAYFEQFLNMILSGEVLKFVSGKKLDDGMLKKFKTMLLSVKASLNDAEKKQISDPDVRQWLDELKDTMYHAEDLAYEIETEALRCKIRGGQSGSRIFQVLNFSSRFNIKNLEDRIVEILHTLEAIVNQKVHLGSSVSECSDHQNKSSSYSPPLLPVEEESDIYGRDDDKAVIVKLLLSDDDHVVGSNNISVIPIVGMGGIGKTTLARLVYNDVNVMKNFDLQAWITVSNEFDVFTLTKTIFERITEQKDCCIKHPDQLQSELKKVVEGKKFLLVLDDVWNENYNLWDNLKSQFTLGALGSKIIVTTRIGGIGYMMGTVQNYCLEKISDKDSWQLFAKHAFRKINPSGIQDFEEIGRGIVKKCNGLPLAIKSLAGLLCSKNHIDEWEDILHSDTWKLPKEKCDILPALWLSYYYLPPHLKRCFAYCSIFPKDYEFEKEKLIMLWMAEDLLRPQQNKMPEEIGEEYFNDLTSRSFFHCSDNGFIMHDLVNDLASFVSGEFCLRFDDAYSKVFTGKTRYLSCITSESHDIKKLEEYLSKNKVFRTLLFQSNCSKQFLTNFEQLKPMRCLRALSLYGSVITTGLDLIGSLKLLRYLDLSFTQIEELPNAICTLYNLQTLLLHLCIKLSMLPNSIGNLKRLRYLGLSYCFRLKKIPDTLCDLHDLHTLNLSSCGYLSRLPTDMSRLVNLRYLGFSYTGVTEMPQQMCKLKHLQYLKPALLVDKNGGRNIKDLGNLEDLRGSLKIKNLENIVNVKDVLEAKLANKKHITELVLEWCGETDDSEKVREVLDRLQPHTNVQQLTLFCYQGTRFPSWIGHHSFRHMVSLRLNDCRNCCWLPQLGQLPSLKDLHINIFDMVERIGDEFYYCSSSTSSSSSSSSSSSMITPPFKSLNFLHLYKFRELREWKDWSLMGREGSEGGAFPQLKTLILEACPKIKVESLPHFPSSTTLVIEKCQQLVASLQSHQLPWLRSLELRSCSELVTFPSQSGLPSNIHTLKIDRCGKLESLAKEGWPSNLKSLEIYRCRNLFVDVQCSFPEEGLLPTTLTCIKLDYVPNLKSLNGKALQDLVCLEKLTIKECYKLQCLPEEGLPDSLSELNIIRCHTSLADRCQRDTGEDWLKIARIPRINIA